The following are encoded together in the Humulus lupulus chromosome 5, drHumLupu1.1, whole genome shotgun sequence genome:
- the LOC133778778 gene encoding secreted RxLR effector protein 161-like, translating to MTNQYYLSKEQCPKTQTEKEEMDKVPYSNAVGSIMYLMVCTRPDLAYAISVLSKYMANPGKEHWEAMKWVFRYLLGSTETGLKFTKKLNCTLIEGYSDADYAGDKDNRKSTSAYFFLVEGNCVSWRVQLQPVVALSTTESEYVAVTEAIKEAIWIKGLMEELSLLREKSTVYSDNQSCIHLCKNPVFHDRTKHVEIKYHFIRDQVTQEVVNIEKVPTEDNPIDMGTKVSVKEDNNTTIRVRTLREY from the exons ATGACAAACCAATACTACCTCAGCAAGGAACAGTGCCCTAAGACTCAGACAGAAAAAGAAGAAATGGATAAGGTACCCTATTCTAATGCAGTTGGATCTATAATGTATCTTATGGTATGTACAAGACCTGACCTAGCATATGCTATAAGTGTCTTAAGCAAATATATGGCAAATCCTGGAAAAGAGCATTGGGAGGCTATGAAATGGGTATTTAGATATCTACTTGGTTCTACTGAAACAGGACTTAAGTTTACTAAGAAACTAAACTGCACTTTGATAGAAGGATATAGTGATGCTGACTATGCAGGTGACAAGGACAACAGAAAATCTACCTCAGCATATTTTTTCTTAGTGGAAGGAAACTGTGTAAGCTGGAGAGTTCAACTACAGCCAGTAGTGGCCCTATCAACTACTGAATCCGAATATGTAGCAGTTACAGAGGCTATAAAGGAGGCAATATGGATCAAAGGTCTAATGGAAGAACTAAGCCTATTAAGAGAAAAATCTACAGTCTATTCAGATAACCAAAGCTGCATACACCTATGTAAGAATCCAGTTTTTCACGATAGAACTAAGCATGTAGAAATAAAGTATCATTTTATAAGGGATCAAGTAACACAGGAAGTGGTCAACATTGAGAAGGTGCCTACTGAGGACAATCCTATAGACATGGGTACTAAA GTATCCGTCAAGGAGGATAACAACACCACTATTCGAGTCAGGACTCTCAGGGAATACTAA